The Streptomyces sp. HUAS CB01 genome has a segment encoding these proteins:
- a CDS encoding APC family permease has translation MTGTGTPSGAGPGPGNGTGPHTRLRRSLGFRDLVVYGLLFIAPMAPVGVFGTLDARSHGAVALVYLVATVAMAFTAYSYAQMVRVAPLAGSVFAYARKGLGEGPGFVAGWMAMLDYLLIPAVAYLFSGIAMEALLPAVDRWVWTALAVAVTTLLNLWGVRAAARVGLAVLAMELVVLLVFVVAALRVLAAEGARRGWASPLTGDGDFVPAAVLGAVSVAVLSYLGFDAIASFAEEVTGGSRQVARAVLFCLGLAGTLFVVQTYLVALLEPVSSAQLAADPRSQGTAFYDAVDASVGPWLHDLVAASKAVGAAFAALAGQAAAGRLLFAMGRERRLPRVLSRTDGGVPRVALLVSAAVTTAAALWAARRADGLELLVSVVDIGALTAFTLLHASVVGWFVVRRAEGPPSWWRHGLIPVVGAAVTVAVIVEASPTAQAVGAVWLAVGLLVLMAQRGRREPSPTA, from the coding sequence ATGACGGGCACCGGGACCCCCAGCGGCGCCGGGCCGGGCCCCGGGAACGGCACCGGCCCGCACACCCGGCTGCGCCGGAGCCTCGGCTTCCGGGACCTGGTCGTGTACGGGCTGCTCTTCATCGCCCCGATGGCGCCCGTCGGGGTCTTCGGGACCCTCGACGCGAGGTCGCACGGTGCGGTGGCGCTCGTCTACCTGGTGGCGACCGTCGCGATGGCGTTCACGGCGTACAGCTACGCCCAGATGGTGCGGGTGGCGCCGCTGGCCGGGTCGGTCTTCGCGTATGCGCGGAAGGGGCTCGGCGAGGGGCCCGGCTTCGTCGCCGGCTGGATGGCGATGCTCGACTATCTGCTGATCCCGGCGGTCGCGTACCTGTTCTCGGGGATCGCGATGGAGGCGCTGCTCCCGGCCGTGGACCGGTGGGTGTGGACGGCGCTGGCGGTCGCCGTCACCACGCTGCTGAACCTCTGGGGCGTCCGGGCGGCAGCGCGGGTCGGGCTGGCCGTGCTGGCGATGGAACTGGTGGTGCTGCTGGTGTTCGTGGTCGCGGCGCTGCGGGTGCTGGCGGCGGAGGGGGCGCGGCGCGGCTGGGCGTCGCCGCTGACCGGGGACGGGGACTTCGTGCCGGCGGCGGTGCTCGGGGCGGTTTCGGTCGCGGTGCTGTCGTACCTGGGGTTCGACGCGATCGCGTCGTTCGCCGAGGAGGTGACGGGCGGCTCGCGGCAGGTCGCCCGGGCGGTGCTGTTCTGTCTGGGGCTCGCGGGGACGCTGTTCGTGGTGCAGACGTACCTGGTGGCACTGCTCGAGCCCGTGTCCTCGGCGCAGCTCGCGGCGGACCCGAGGAGTCAGGGCACCGCGTTCTACGACGCCGTCGACGCCTCCGTGGGCCCGTGGCTGCACGATCTGGTGGCCGCGAGCAAGGCCGTCGGCGCGGCGTTCGCCGCCCTGGCGGGACAGGCGGCGGCGGGGCGGCTGCTGTTCGCGATGGGCCGGGAGCGGCGGCTGCCGCGGGTCCTGTCCCGCACGGACGGGGGCGTGCCCCGCGTGGCGCTGCTCGTCTCGGCGGCCGTGACGACCGCCGCCGCGCTCTGGGCGGCGCGGCGTGCCGACGGTCTGGAGCTCCTGGTCTCGGTCGTCGACATCGGGGCGCTGACGGCGTTCACGCTGCTGCACGCCAGCGTGGTGGGCTGGTTCGTGGTGCGCCGCGCGGAGGGGCCGCCGAGCTGGTGGCGGCACGGGCTGATCCCGGTGGTCGGTGCGGCGGTCACCGTCGCGGTGATCGTGGAGGCCTCCCCCACGGCCCAGGCGGTCGGCGCGGTCTGGCTGG
- a CDS encoding 4-hydroxy-3-methylbut-2-enyl diphosphate reductase produces MTATNARRVLLAAPRGYCAGVDRAVIAVEKALEQYGAPIYVRHEIVHNKYVVQTLEKKGAIFVETTEEVPEGSIVMFSAHGVAPVVHEEAAERKLATIDATCPLVTKVHKEAVRYAKDDFDILLIGHEGHEEVIGTTGEAPDHITLVDGPQDVDKVEVRDPSRVVWLSQTTLSVDETMETVDRLKTKFPLLVSPPSDDICYATQNRQIAVKQMGAEADLVIVVGSQNSSNSKRLVEVALGAGARDAHLVDYAHEIDEAWLEGVSTVGVTSGASVPEVLVEEVLEWLSQRGFEDVEIVKAAEESITFSLPKELRRDLRAEASSYVED; encoded by the coding sequence ATGACTGCAACGAACGCCCGCCGCGTCCTCCTCGCCGCACCCCGTGGCTACTGCGCGGGCGTGGACCGTGCCGTGATCGCCGTGGAGAAGGCCCTCGAGCAGTACGGCGCGCCGATCTACGTCCGCCACGAGATCGTCCACAACAAGTACGTCGTGCAGACCCTGGAGAAGAAGGGTGCGATCTTCGTCGAGACGACGGAGGAGGTCCCCGAGGGCTCCATCGTCATGTTCTCGGCGCACGGCGTGGCCCCGGTCGTCCACGAGGAGGCCGCCGAGCGGAAGCTGGCCACCATCGACGCGACCTGCCCCCTGGTGACGAAGGTCCACAAGGAGGCCGTGCGGTACGCGAAGGACGACTTCGACATCCTCCTCATCGGCCACGAGGGCCACGAGGAGGTCATCGGCACCACCGGCGAGGCCCCGGACCACATCACCCTGGTCGACGGCCCGCAGGACGTGGACAAGGTCGAGGTCCGCGACCCGTCCAGGGTCGTCTGGCTCTCCCAGACCACGCTCTCCGTCGACGAGACGATGGAGACGGTCGACCGCCTGAAGACCAAGTTCCCGCTGCTGGTCTCCCCGCCGAGCGACGACATCTGCTACGCCACGCAGAACCGCCAGATCGCGGTCAAGCAGATGGGGGCCGAGGCGGACCTGGTCATCGTCGTCGGCTCGCAGAACTCCTCCAACTCCAAGCGGCTCGTCGAGGTCGCCCTGGGCGCGGGTGCACGCGACGCCCACCTCGTGGACTACGCGCACGAGATCGACGAGGCCTGGCTGGAGGGCGTCTCGACCGTGGGCGTCACGTCGGGCGCGTCGGTGCCCGAGGTGCTGGTGGAGGAGGTCCTGGAGTGGCTGTCGCAGCGCGGCTTCGAGGACGTCGAGATCGTCAAGGCCGCCGAGGAGTCGATCACGTTCTCGCTGCCCAAGGAGCTCCGCCGCGACCTGCGCGCCGAGGCCTCGTCGTACGTCGAGGACTGA
- the ppgK gene encoding polyphosphate--glucose phosphotransferase, translated as MNVFGVDIGGSGIKGAPVDLDRGDLAEPRHKVLTPHPASPEPVADCVAEVVRHFGWSGPLGVTFPGVVTGSVIRTAANVDKNWIDVDAAQLLHERLGLPVTVLNDADAAGVAEMTFGAGKGRKGTVMLLTFGTGIGSALFLDGRLVPNTELGHLELNNHEAEKRASTKVKEDEGLSWEHWARRVQKYLTHLEMLFSPELFIIGGGVSRKADKFIPLLHHIRAEIVPAQLQNNAGIVGAAMTAAAEHG; from the coding sequence ATGAACGTCTTCGGAGTCGACATCGGCGGATCGGGGATCAAGGGCGCCCCCGTGGACCTGGACCGCGGCGACCTCGCCGAGCCCCGCCACAAAGTACTCACCCCACACCCGGCCTCGCCCGAACCCGTGGCCGACTGCGTCGCGGAGGTGGTGCGGCACTTCGGGTGGTCGGGTCCCCTCGGGGTCACCTTCCCCGGAGTGGTCACCGGCTCGGTCATCCGTACGGCCGCCAACGTCGACAAGAACTGGATCGACGTCGACGCCGCGCAACTGCTGCACGAGCGGCTCGGCCTGCCGGTGACCGTGCTCAACGACGCGGACGCGGCCGGGGTGGCCGAGATGACCTTCGGCGCCGGCAAGGGCCGCAAGGGCACGGTGATGCTGCTGACCTTCGGCACGGGCATCGGCAGCGCACTCTTCCTGGACGGCAGGCTCGTGCCGAACACGGAGCTCGGCCACCTGGAGCTGAACAACCACGAGGCCGAGAAGCGCGCGTCCACCAAGGTCAAGGAGGACGAGGGGCTGAGCTGGGAGCACTGGGCCCGCCGGGTCCAGAAGTACCTGACCCACCTGGAGATGCTGTTCTCGCCCGAGCTGTTCATCATCGGCGGTGGCGTGAGCCGCAAGGCGGACAAGTTCATTCCGCTGCTCCACCACATCCGGGCGGAGATCGTCCCGGCCCAGTTGCAGAACAACGCGGGGATCGTCGGAGCGGCTATGACGGCCGCGGCCGAGCACGGCTGA
- a CDS encoding DUF6542 domain-containing protein, whose product MEQQRTGTPSRRPRPQAPLSQQAPLAKGALIEGASVYRVTARPGRTGQPDTPQRPGKRPAPRPPRQGPPVVAALRRLPNPRLTGLGAGLFVCALMLVIGSLDQLLFDGSALVYGVLFLPVSALTACWVRSADLVTAPISVPIAFAVGLIPITGGSEGTGGSGGIGVQIMAVVTALAVQAGWLYGGTLVAGLIATVRKIRLMTTRRRSRRPSGPPRRA is encoded by the coding sequence GTGGAGCAGCAAAGGACTGGTACCCCGTCGAGGCGGCCGCGGCCGCAGGCCCCTCTTTCGCAGCAGGCCCCCCTCGCCAAGGGCGCCCTCATCGAGGGCGCCTCGGTGTACCGGGTCACGGCCCGGCCCGGCAGGACGGGGCAGCCGGACACGCCTCAGCGGCCGGGGAAGCGACCCGCCCCGCGGCCCCCGCGCCAGGGGCCCCCGGTGGTGGCCGCCCTGCGCAGACTGCCGAACCCGCGGCTGACCGGACTGGGCGCCGGACTGTTCGTCTGCGCCCTGATGCTGGTGATCGGCTCGCTCGACCAGCTCCTGTTCGACGGTTCCGCCCTGGTGTACGGAGTGCTCTTCCTGCCGGTCAGCGCCCTGACCGCGTGCTGGGTACGCAGCGCGGACCTGGTCACCGCGCCGATCAGCGTGCCGATCGCCTTCGCCGTGGGGCTGATCCCGATCACGGGTGGTTCGGAGGGGACCGGCGGGTCCGGCGGCATCGGCGTCCAGATCATGGCCGTCGTCACCGCCCTGGCGGTGCAGGCGGGCTGGCTCTACGGGGGCACGCTCGTCGCCGGGCTGATCGCGACCGTGCGGAAGATCCGGCTGATGACGACCCGGCGCCGTTCCCGCCGGCCGTCCGGGCCGCCCCGCCGGGCCTGA
- the ychF gene encoding redox-regulated ATPase YchF, giving the protein MSLTIGIVGLPNVGKSTLFNALTKNDVLAANYPFATIEPNVGVVGVPDARLGKLAEIFSSQRVLPATVDFVDIAGIVRGASEGEGLGNKFLANIRESDAICQVIRAFKDENVVHVDGKVSPKDDIETINTELILADLQTIEKVLPRLQKESRIKKDVAPKVAAVEAAKEILEKGDTLFSQGIVQGSENAELLHDLHLLTTKPFLYVFNVDEDELTDDAFKDEQRALVAPAEAIFLNAKLEADLAELDEEDAMELLQSVGAEEPGLATLARVGFNTLGLQTYLTAGPKESRAWTIKKGATAPEAAGVIHTDFQKGFIKAEVISFADLVDTGSVADARAAGKARMEGKEYVMQDGDVVEFRFNV; this is encoded by the coding sequence GTGTCGCTCACGATCGGAATCGTCGGTCTGCCGAATGTCGGCAAGTCGACCCTGTTCAACGCCCTGACCAAGAACGACGTGCTGGCGGCCAACTACCCGTTCGCCACCATCGAGCCCAATGTGGGCGTGGTCGGCGTCCCCGACGCCCGTCTCGGCAAGCTGGCCGAGATCTTCAGCTCGCAGCGGGTCCTCCCCGCGACGGTCGACTTCGTCGACATCGCCGGCATCGTGCGCGGCGCCAGCGAGGGCGAGGGCCTCGGCAACAAGTTCCTGGCGAACATCCGCGAGTCCGACGCCATCTGCCAGGTCATCCGGGCCTTCAAGGACGAGAACGTCGTCCATGTCGACGGCAAGGTCTCGCCGAAGGACGACATCGAGACGATCAACACCGAGCTGATCCTGGCGGACCTCCAGACCATCGAGAAGGTCCTGCCGCGACTCCAGAAGGAGTCCCGGATCAAGAAGGACGTGGCGCCGAAGGTCGCGGCGGTCGAGGCGGCCAAGGAGATCCTCGAGAAGGGCGACACCCTCTTCTCCCAGGGCATCGTCCAGGGCTCGGAGAACGCCGAGCTCCTGCACGACCTGCACCTGCTCACCACCAAGCCGTTCCTCTACGTCTTCAACGTCGACGAGGACGAGCTGACGGACGACGCGTTCAAGGACGAGCAGCGCGCGCTGGTCGCCCCGGCCGAGGCGATCTTCCTCAACGCCAAGCTGGAGGCGGACCTCGCCGAGCTCGACGAGGAGGACGCCATGGAGCTCCTCCAGTCCGTCGGCGCGGAGGAGCCCGGCCTCGCCACGCTGGCCCGGGTCGGCTTCAACACGCTGGGCCTGCAGACGTACCTCACGGCGGGCCCCAAGGAGTCCCGCGCGTGGACGATCAAGAAGGGCGCGACGGCGCCCGAGGCGGCCGGTGTGATCCACACCGACTTCCAGAAGGGCTTCATCAAGGCCGAGGTCATCTCCTTCGCCGACCTCGTCGACACCGGCTCGGTCGCCGACGCCCGCGCGGCGGGCAAGGCGCGCATGGAGGGCAAGGAGTACGTGATGCAGGACGGCGACGTGGTGGAGTTCCGCTTCAACGTCTGA
- a CDS encoding DNA-binding protein, with amino-acid sequence MPGTLLLDGEGLSKLYRKDRTVVTLVQAASEEGIRVATSAMTTLEADYERIHQARIKWILSRVDVHDVTKEITDQAAALLRTHHLHGHKYAIDAAFAVIARNAPRPVTVLTSDPEDLTLLCGPSVEVVKV; translated from the coding sequence ATGCCCGGCACCCTACTGCTCGACGGCGAAGGCCTATCGAAGCTCTACCGCAAGGACCGTACCGTCGTGACTCTGGTCCAAGCGGCGTCGGAAGAGGGCATCCGCGTCGCCACCAGCGCCATGACCACTCTTGAGGCCGACTATGAGCGTATCCACCAGGCCCGCATCAAGTGGATCCTCTCCCGCGTCGACGTTCACGACGTCACCAAGGAGATCACCGACCAGGCTGCCGCGCTTCTGCGCACCCATCACCTCCACGGCCACAAGTACGCCATCGATGCCGCCTTCGCCGTCATCGCCCGCAACGCACCCCGGCCGGTCACCGTCCTCACGTCCGACCCCGAGGATCTGACACTCCTGTGCGGCCCTTCCGTGGAGGTCGTCAAGGTTTGA
- a CDS encoding DEAD/DEAH box helicase — MGRGERDTVARGARLYEAAQAVASDHTRAVEAVRAALKPIHDAAVTRELDAIPVARLQDATEGRLRLGNVEKSGLGTVGRVLEAGPYRLRQIPGVGQRTVDRILAAARRLSEAVHETVAVHIDVDRPEPSTTALVMALHVLVEAGPDARRAVDRAAALSERLGPLLVDARPAVGRFRMLLTGQEKKARALAAVAEIRSLVDEADQADLSELLAQASVDLLRGSSSDIAAWVDFELRSAEYYSLLAEISGRLPDAAAAEGFLPEEIAERVRTQQLDDSHRRVSLRGYQAFGARFVLAQRKVILGDEMGLGKTIQAIAVLAHLAAEGQSHFMVVCPASVLVNWTREIEARSALRVVVLHGPDRDYAFADWKGRGGVGVTTFDALRGFPAPGGGEVGLLVVDEAHSVKNPKTKRSQSVALWTERCERSLFMTGTPMENRVVEFRNLVRILDGAVADSLGERDALAGSVAFRKAVAPVYLRRNQEDVLTELPSLQQTDEWEELSASDEVAYREAVRAGNFMAMRRAAYMRPERSAKLDRLREIVQEAGENGQKTVIFSNFKDVLGVVKAALAAGPTAGTRMFGPLTGSVPAGRRQQIVDDFAGVSGPALLLAQIQAAGVGLNMQAASVVIICEPQIKPTIEHQAVARAHRMGQVRSVHVHRLLATGGVDERMVRMLEEKTRLFDAYARRSAVAEATPDAVDVSDIELARRIVEEEQARLGMADGPPTASG; from the coding sequence GTGGGGCGTGGTGAGCGGGACACGGTCGCAAGGGGAGCACGACTGTACGAGGCGGCGCAGGCAGTGGCCAGTGACCACACCAGGGCGGTCGAGGCGGTGCGGGCGGCGCTGAAGCCGATTCATGACGCGGCGGTCACGCGGGAGCTCGACGCCATCCCTGTCGCCCGGCTGCAGGACGCCACTGAAGGACGCCTGCGGCTGGGGAACGTCGAGAAGAGCGGCCTTGGCACGGTGGGCCGTGTCCTCGAAGCGGGCCCCTATCGGTTGCGGCAGATTCCCGGTGTCGGGCAGCGCACGGTTGATCGGATCCTTGCCGCTGCTCGCCGGCTTTCCGAAGCCGTGCACGAGACGGTGGCCGTCCACATTGACGTGGACCGGCCGGAGCCGAGCACCACCGCGCTCGTCATGGCCCTGCACGTACTGGTGGAAGCCGGCCCGGACGCCCGGCGCGCGGTGGACCGCGCCGCAGCCCTGTCGGAACGACTCGGCCCGTTGCTGGTCGACGCGAGGCCCGCCGTCGGGCGTTTCAGAATGCTCCTGACCGGCCAGGAGAAGAAGGCACGTGCCCTGGCGGCGGTCGCCGAGATCCGCTCACTGGTGGACGAAGCAGACCAGGCCGACCTGTCTGAGCTGCTCGCACAAGCCTCGGTGGACCTGCTACGTGGATCTTCGTCCGACATCGCGGCATGGGTGGACTTCGAACTCCGCTCCGCGGAGTACTACAGCCTGCTCGCCGAGATCTCCGGGCGGCTGCCGGACGCGGCAGCCGCCGAGGGGTTCCTGCCGGAGGAGATCGCCGAGCGGGTACGGACGCAACAACTCGACGACTCGCACCGGCGGGTCTCCCTGCGCGGTTACCAGGCCTTCGGCGCGCGATTCGTCCTTGCGCAGCGCAAGGTGATACTCGGCGACGAGATGGGTCTCGGGAAGACCATCCAGGCGATTGCCGTGCTGGCACACCTGGCCGCCGAGGGGCAGAGCCATTTCATGGTCGTCTGCCCGGCGAGTGTTCTCGTGAACTGGACTCGGGAGATCGAGGCCCGCAGCGCCCTTCGCGTCGTGGTGCTCCACGGACCCGACCGGGACTACGCGTTCGCCGACTGGAAGGGGCGGGGCGGGGTGGGGGTGACCACGTTCGACGCGCTGCGCGGTTTTCCGGCACCGGGCGGCGGGGAGGTCGGACTGCTCGTCGTCGACGAAGCGCACTCCGTGAAAAACCCGAAGACCAAGCGGTCTCAGTCGGTCGCCCTGTGGACGGAGCGTTGTGAGCGCAGCCTCTTCATGACCGGAACCCCGATGGAGAACCGGGTCGTGGAGTTCCGCAACTTGGTCCGGATTCTCGATGGAGCGGTGGCGGACTCCCTTGGCGAGCGGGACGCCTTGGCAGGATCGGTCGCCTTCCGCAAGGCCGTCGCCCCGGTCTACCTGAGGCGCAACCAGGAAGACGTGCTGACGGAACTCCCCAGTCTTCAGCAGACCGACGAGTGGGAGGAGCTGAGCGCGTCGGACGAGGTGGCGTACCGCGAAGCCGTGCGCGCAGGCAACTTCATGGCGATGCGCAGGGCCGCGTACATGCGCCCCGAGAGGTCGGCCAAGCTGGACCGGCTCCGCGAGATCGTTCAGGAGGCCGGCGAGAACGGGCAGAAGACAGTGATCTTCTCCAACTTCAAGGACGTGCTGGGCGTGGTGAAGGCGGCGCTCGCTGCGGGTCCCACTGCCGGTACTCGGATGTTCGGTCCGCTCACCGGCAGCGTCCCGGCCGGGCGACGGCAGCAGATCGTCGACGACTTCGCCGGGGTCTCGGGACCAGCGCTGCTCCTGGCACAGATCCAGGCGGCCGGTGTCGGCCTCAATATGCAGGCTGCCTCCGTTGTCATCATCTGCGAACCGCAGATCAAGCCGACCATCGAACACCAGGCGGTGGCTCGGGCTCACCGCATGGGACAGGTCAGGTCGGTTCACGTGCATCGCCTTCTCGCCACCGGGGGAGTCGATGAACGCATGGTGAGGATGCTGGAGGAGAAGACCCGTCTGTTCGATGCATACGCCCGCCGTAGCGCCGTAGCCGAAGCCACCCCGGACGCGGTCGACGTATCAGACATCGAGCTGGCCCGCCGGATTGTCGAGGAGGAGCAGGCGCGTCTGGGTATGGCGGACGGACCCCCCACGGCATCCGGGTGA
- a CDS encoding threonine synthase encodes MTDYQCPMCGVRSPVESFAWRCPRCHGPWDLDFTAAPVSLDSLAGRVGSLWRYEEALPLAAAEATGGGPGAVSLGEGRTPLVPLTGSVTAKLDFLMPTLSFKDRGAVMLAEFARRLKPRRVIADSSGNAGTSIAAYCARAGLDCTVYVPAATSPKKIEQIAAHGARLELVPGDREATARAARTAADEDGVFYASHVHNPYFLHGTKTYVYEIWEDLGGRLPEVLVLPAGNGTLLLGARLAVEELHAHGLIGERPALVAVQTAAVAPLASAFHAGADDITPAEAAPTLAEGIAIPAPPRARQILAAVRATGGTFHTVTEDQIRAAQLDLAARGLFVEPTGAACWAAIGAHGLGGRTTVVPLCGAGAKTGVAAGG; translated from the coding sequence ATGACGGACTATCAGTGCCCGATGTGCGGCGTACGTTCCCCGGTCGAGTCGTTCGCCTGGCGCTGTCCACGGTGCCACGGCCCGTGGGACCTCGACTTCACCGCGGCTCCGGTGTCCCTCGACTCCCTTGCCGGCAGGGTCGGTTCACTGTGGCGGTACGAGGAGGCGCTGCCGCTCGCCGCGGCGGAGGCCACCGGCGGCGGGCCCGGGGCCGTCTCGCTCGGCGAGGGTCGGACCCCGCTGGTCCCGCTCACCGGCAGCGTCACCGCGAAGCTCGACTTCCTGATGCCGACCCTGTCCTTCAAGGACCGCGGCGCGGTGATGCTCGCCGAGTTCGCCCGGCGCCTGAAGCCGCGCCGGGTGATCGCCGACAGCAGCGGCAACGCGGGCACCTCGATCGCCGCCTACTGCGCCCGCGCGGGCCTGGACTGCACCGTGTACGTCCCGGCCGCGACGTCCCCCAAGAAGATCGAGCAGATCGCCGCGCACGGGGCCCGGCTGGAGCTCGTGCCCGGCGACCGGGAGGCGACCGCACGCGCCGCACGCACGGCCGCCGACGAGGACGGCGTCTTCTACGCCTCGCACGTCCACAACCCGTACTTCCTGCACGGCACGAAGACCTATGTGTACGAGATCTGGGAGGACCTCGGCGGCCGACTGCCCGAGGTGCTGGTCCTGCCCGCCGGCAACGGCACCCTGCTGCTCGGCGCCCGTCTGGCCGTCGAGGAACTGCACGCCCACGGGCTCATCGGGGAACGTCCCGCCCTCGTCGCGGTGCAGACGGCCGCGGTCGCGCCCCTGGCCTCGGCGTTCCACGCCGGCGCGGACGACATCACCCCGGCGGAGGCGGCGCCCACCCTCGCCGAGGGCATCGCGATCCCCGCCCCACCCAGGGCCCGCCAGATCCTCGCCGCCGTACGTGCCACCGGCGGCACCTTCCACACGGTGACGGAGGACCAGATCCGGGCCGCCCAGCTCGACCTCGCCGCGCGCGGCCTGTTCGTCGAACCCACGGGAGCGGCCTGCTGGGCGGCGATCGGGGCACACGGCCTGGGCGGCCGCACCACGGTGGTGCCGCTGTGCGGGGCGGGGGCGAAGACGGGGGTCGCGGCCGGAGGGTGA
- a CDS encoding S8 family peptidase produces the protein MSVMRNSRRRLSAVGTTAVAALALGAVSALPATAAEPAPVGVIENAGAPGAIAGSYIVTLDESAADAGSKAGKELAAEYGAKIKKTYSSALNGYAVELSEAQARKFAADPAVESVVQNRVFTISGTQPNPPSWGLDRIDQRALPLNQSYTYPDSAGEGVTAYIIDTGVRITHGDFGGRASYGYDAIDNDNTAQDGNGHGTHVAATVAGGSYGVAKKAKVVGVRVLNNSGSGTTAQVVAGIDWVTQNAVKPAVANMSLGGGVDTALDTAVRNSIASGITYAIAAGNDGSNASNTSPARVTEAITVGSTTSTDARSSFSNYGSVLDIFAPGSSITSAWNTSDSATNTISGTSMATPHVAGAAALHLADNRTATPAQVSSALTNAATPNVVGNPGSGSPNRLLHVGGGTTTPPGPKFENTADYAINDNATVESPVTVSGVAGNAPAALQVPVGIVHTYIGDLQVQLVAPDGTAYTLKAYGTGGSSDNINTTYTVNASSEVANGTWKLRVSDNARYDTGRIDSWGLQF, from the coding sequence ATGTCCGTGATGCGTAACTCGCGGCGAAGACTGTCCGCGGTCGGCACGACAGCCGTCGCCGCCCTGGCACTTGGTGCCGTCTCCGCCCTCCCGGCCACCGCGGCAGAGCCCGCCCCGGTGGGCGTGATCGAGAACGCGGGCGCCCCCGGTGCCATCGCCGGCAGCTACATCGTCACCCTCGACGAGTCGGCCGCCGACGCCGGCTCCAAGGCGGGCAAGGAACTCGCCGCGGAGTACGGCGCGAAGATCAAGAAGACGTACAGCTCCGCCCTCAACGGATACGCCGTCGAGCTCTCCGAGGCGCAGGCCAGGAAGTTCGCCGCCGACCCCGCCGTCGAATCCGTCGTGCAGAACCGGGTGTTCACCATCTCCGGCACCCAGCCGAACCCGCCCTCCTGGGGTCTGGACCGCATCGACCAGCGCGCGCTGCCGCTCAACCAGAGCTACACGTACCCCGACTCCGCCGGGGAGGGCGTCACCGCGTACATCATCGACACCGGTGTACGGATCACCCACGGCGACTTCGGCGGCCGCGCCTCGTACGGCTACGACGCCATCGACAACGACAACACGGCGCAGGACGGCAACGGCCACGGCACCCACGTCGCCGCCACGGTGGCAGGCGGCTCCTACGGCGTCGCGAAGAAGGCGAAGGTCGTCGGCGTCCGGGTGCTCAACAACTCCGGTTCCGGTACGACCGCGCAGGTCGTCGCGGGCATCGACTGGGTGACGCAGAACGCGGTCAAGCCGGCCGTCGCCAACATGAGCCTCGGCGGCGGCGTCGACACGGCGCTGGACACCGCGGTCCGCAACTCCATCGCGTCCGGCATCACCTACGCCATCGCGGCGGGCAACGACGGGTCGAACGCCTCCAACACCTCCCCCGCCCGGGTGACCGAGGCCATCACCGTCGGCTCCACGACCAGCACCGACGCGCGCTCCAGCTTCTCCAACTACGGCAGCGTGCTGGACATCTTCGCGCCGGGCTCGTCCATCACGTCGGCGTGGAACACCAGCGACAGCGCGACCAACACCATCTCCGGCACCTCGATGGCCACCCCGCACGTCGCCGGTGCCGCCGCGCTCCACCTGGCGGACAACCGGACCGCCACCCCGGCGCAGGTGTCCTCGGCGCTGACCAACGCGGCGACCCCGAACGTGGTCGGCAACCCGGGCTCCGGCTCGCCGAACCGGCTGCTCCACGTCGGCGGCGGCACGACCACACCGCCCGGACCGAAGTTCGAGAACACCGCCGACTACGCGATCAACGACAACGCCACCGTGGAGTCGCCCGTCACCGTCAGCGGCGTCGCGGGCAACGCACCCGCCGCGCTCCAGGTGCCGGTCGGCATCGTGCACACCTACATCGGTGACCTCCAGGTCCAGCTCGTCGCCCCGGACGGCACGGCGTACACGCTCAAGGCGTACGGCACCGGCGGCAGCAGTGACAACATCAACACCACGTACACCGTGAACGCCTCCTCGGAGGTCGCGAACGGCACCTGGAAGCTGCGGGTGAGCGACAACGCCCGCTACGACACCGGCAGGATCGACTCCTGGGGCCTCCAGTTCTGA